From a region of the Rathayibacter sp. VKM Ac-2804 genome:
- a CDS encoding LLM class F420-dependent oxidoreductase: MRFGLFIPQGWRHDLVGIDPADQWRTMRDLAQHADAGPWESVWVYDHFHTVPVVTEEATHEAWTLMAAFAAATSRVRLGQMCTCMSYRNPAHLAKIATTVDIVSGGRVEMGIGGGWYEHEWRAYGYGFPPIAERLGRLDEGVQIMRQAWTEGVSTLDGRYYQVDGAVNRPLPLQDGGIPLWVAGGGEKVTLRIAAQYAQYTNFAGAPEAFDHKSAVLRGHCERLGTDYAAITRSSNYNVMIAETEAEVEKGLQRLEDRVTPALGAEAASAFVAEYRSPDALAVGTPAQIVDRLGDMRERGMDYAITYFPDAAYDRSGLELFERDVVPHLS, translated from the coding sequence ATGCGATTCGGACTCTTCATCCCCCAGGGCTGGCGCCACGACCTCGTCGGCATCGATCCCGCCGACCAGTGGCGCACCATGCGCGACCTCGCCCAGCACGCCGACGCCGGCCCCTGGGAGTCGGTGTGGGTCTACGACCACTTCCACACCGTCCCGGTGGTGACGGAGGAGGCCACCCACGAGGCGTGGACGCTGATGGCCGCGTTCGCCGCCGCCACCTCGCGGGTGCGGCTCGGCCAGATGTGCACCTGCATGAGCTACCGCAACCCCGCGCACCTCGCCAAGATCGCCACCACCGTCGACATCGTCTCCGGCGGCCGGGTCGAGATGGGCATCGGCGGCGGCTGGTACGAGCACGAGTGGCGCGCCTACGGCTACGGCTTCCCGCCGATCGCCGAGCGCCTCGGCCGCCTCGACGAGGGCGTGCAGATCATGCGCCAGGCCTGGACCGAGGGCGTCTCCACGCTCGACGGGCGCTACTACCAGGTGGACGGCGCGGTGAACCGCCCGCTCCCCCTGCAGGACGGCGGCATCCCGCTGTGGGTGGCCGGCGGCGGCGAGAAGGTGACGCTGCGCATCGCGGCGCAGTACGCGCAGTACACCAACTTCGCGGGCGCGCCGGAGGCGTTCGACCACAAGAGCGCCGTCCTCCGCGGGCACTGCGAGCGGCTCGGCACCGACTACGCGGCGATCACCCGCAGCTCCAACTACAACGTGATGATCGCCGAGACGGAGGCGGAGGTCGAGAAGGGCCTGCAGCGCCTGGAGGACCGCGTCACCCCCGCGCTCGGCGCCGAGGCGGCCTCGGCGTTCGTCGCCGAGTACCGCAGCCCCGACGCGCTCGCGGTCGGCACCCCCGCGCAGATCGTCGACCGCCTCGGCGACATGCGCGAGCGCGGCATGGACTACGCGATCACGTACTTCCCGGACGCCGCCTACGACCGCTCCGGCCTCGAGCTCTTCGAGCGCGACGTCGTCCCGCACCTGTCCTGA